A section of the Triticum dicoccoides isolate Atlit2015 ecotype Zavitan chromosome 7A, WEW_v2.0, whole genome shotgun sequence genome encodes:
- the LOC119332548 gene encoding anthocyanidin 5,3-O-glucosyltransferase-like has translation MSTPRRVVVVAGQSLSHLISMLEFAAMCLRRGLAVTVAVPGPSLTAPAFRSTICRYASRLPSLSVHSLPPPPSLDAASAAAHPFIRMQAASRSQAPVLRDFLRSLPDVHALVADMLAVCDLGVAAELGIPGHLFFSTGAASLSIFLQLPLFCSRHAGNLKDLGDTPVSFPGMPPMPASHLVDAVLDSGTDLYATVLDVFGRVAAASGILVNTFDALEGSAVAALRNGRCLPDRATPPVYCVGPLIAEGAEEEERHPCLPWLDAQPERSVVFLCFGSRCTVSLEQISEMAKGLEKSGHRFLWVLRAPPAFAAAAGGPDAALSLLPEGFLAGTADRGFVVTASWVPQVEVLRHSSTGAFVTHCGWNSTLEAVVAGVPMVCWPLVAEQWMNKVYIVEDMKVGVEVRGYKRGGLVRADDVDAAVRQIMDMEPERLRALEERIMAVKKSAHAVWKEGGSSYTAFTEFMKQME, from the coding sequence ATGTCAACGCCAAGAAGGGTGGTCGTCGTCGCCGGCCAGAGCCTAAGCCACCTCATCTCCATGCTGGAGTTCGCCGCGATGTGCCTCCGTCGCGGCCTCGCGGTGACCGTCGCCGTCCCGGGCCCATCCCTCACCGCCCCGGCCTTCCGCTCCACCATCTGCCGGTACGCCTCCCGGCTCCCCTCCCTCTCCGTCcactccctccctccccctcccagcCTCGACGCCGCCTCCGCTGCCGCCCACCCGTTCATACGCATGCAGGCGGCCTCCCGCTCCCAGGCACCTGTCCTGCGGGACTTCCTCCGTAGCCTCCCCGATGTCCACGCGCTCGTGGCCGACATGCTCGCCGTCTGTGACCTCGGCGTAGCCGCGGAGCTGGGTATCCCGGGGCACCTGTTCTTCTCCACAGGCGCCGCCAGCCTCTCCATCTTCCTCCAATTGCCTTTGTTTTGCTCCCGGCACGCCGGAAACTTGAAAGATCTCGGCGATACGCCCGTGTCGTTCCCCGGCATGCCCCCGATGCCGGCGTCTCACTTGGTCGACGCGGTGCTCGACAGCGGAACGGACCTGTACGCGACTGTGCTGGACGTATTCGGTCGGGTCGCGGCTGCGAGCGGCATTCTTGTGAACACCTTCGACGCGCTGGAGGGCTCAGCGGTGGCGGCGCTTAGAAACGGGCGCTGCCTCCCCGACCGCGCCACGCCGCCGGTCTACTGCGTCGGGCCGTTGATCGCGGAGGGGGCAGAGGAGGAGGAAAGACACCCATGCCTCCCGTGGCTGGACGCGCAGCCCGAGCGCAGCGTCGTGTTCCTCTGCTTCGGCAGCCGATGCACGGTGTCGCTCGAGCAGATCAGTGAGATGGCCAAGGGGCTCGAGAAGTCCGGGCACAGGTTCTTGTGGGTGCTGCGCGCGCCTCCTGCCTTCGCCGCAGCCGCCGGCGGACCGGACGCGGCGCTGTCCCTTCTCCCGGAGGGGTTCTTGGCCGGGACCGCGGACAGGGGCTTCGTGGTGACTGCGTCCTGGGTGCCACAGGTGGAGGTGCTGCGTCACTCATCCACTGGTGCGTTCGTAACCCACTGCGGATGGAACTCGACGCTggaggcggtggtcgccggtgtgcCAATGGTGTGCTGGCCGTTGGTAGCCGAGCAGTGGATGAACAAGGTGTACATTGTCGAAGATATGAAGGTTGGCGTGGAGGTGAGAGGGTATAAGCGCGGGGGGCTTGTCAGGGCCGACGATGTTGACGCGGCGGTTAGGCAGATCATGGACATGGAGCCGGAGAGACTGCGAGCACTCGAGGAGCGGATCATGGCGGTAAAGAAGAGCGCTCACGCAGTATGGAAGGAAGGTGGCTCCTCCTACACTGCATTCACCGAGTTTATGAAGCAAATGGAGTGA